The window TTCGCGATGTCCCGGGACCGGCGGCTGCCGCGTGCCCTGTCGAGGACGGACTCCGGGGTGCCGCGCGTCGCCCTGTCCTGTGCGGCCCTCATCACCCTGGTCGCCGCGGTGTGGGCGGCGCGGCGCGACGACGGGATGGACCACCTGGTGTCGGTGGTGGACGTCGGGGCGCTGACCGCCTTCACCCTGCTGCACGCGAGCGTGGTCGGCTGGTTCGCCGTGCGGCGGCGGGGCGGGCCTGTCGTGTGGTGGCGGCATGTGCTGGTGCCAGTCGTCGGCGCGGGGATCACCGTCCTGGTGATCTTCGAGGCGTCCGGGGCGGCGCAGGTGGTGGGGGCGGTGTGGTTCGCGGTGGGGCTCGTGGTGCTGCTGGTTCAGCGGGGGCGGGCGCCCGCGGCCGGCTGAGCCGGGGGTTTCGCCCCGCCGCGCACGCATGGGCGGCGCTGTCCGAGGTGGCCGCTACGCTCGCGGCATGGCTCTCAACACGTCCGCGGACACTCCGCTGCCCGTCGGTGAGGTGTCGCGGCTCATCGGGTCATGGATCGACCGCCTCGGCGCGGTGTGGGTCGAGGGGCAGATCACCCAGTTGTCGCGCCGCCCGGGCGCGGGCGTCGTCTTCCTGACGCTGCGCGACCCGTCGCACGACATCTCCGTGAGCGTGACCTGCTACCGGCAGGTGTTCGACGCCGTCGCCGACGTGGTGAGCGAGGGGGCGCGTGTCGTCGTCCACGCGAAGCCCGAGTGGTACGCGCCGCGTGGGCAGTTGTCGCTGCGGGCCGCCGAGATCAAGCCCGTGGGTGTCGGTGAACTGCTCGCCCGGCTGGAGCGGCTCAAGAAGTCCCTTGCCGCGGAAGGGCTGTTCGCGGCCGACCGCAAGAAGCCGCTGCCCTTCCTGCCGCAGCTCGTCGGGCTGGTCTGCGGCCGGGCCTCCGCCGCCGAGCGGGACGTGCTGGAGAACGCGCGGCACCGCTGGCCCGCCGTCCGCTTCGAGGTGCGCAACGTCGCCGTGCAGGGCGTCCACGCGGTCCCCCAGGTCGTCCAGGCGGTGAAGGAGCTGGACGCCCTCGACGACGTCGACGTGATCATCGTGGCGCGGGGCGGCGGCAGCGTGGAGGACCTCCTCCCGTTCTCGGACGAGCAGCTCGTACGCGCGGTCGCGTCCTGCCGCACTCCCGTGGTGTCGGCCATCGGCCACGAGCCCGACAACCCGCTGCTGGACCACGTGGCCGACCTGCGCGCCTCCACTCCGACCGACGCGGCGAAGAAGGTCGTACCGGACGTCGGCGAGGAGTACGAGCGCGTACGGCTCCTGCGGGACCGCGCCCGGCGCAGCGTCCGGTCGTTCGTCGACCGGGAGGAGAGGGGCCTCGCGCACGCGCTGGCCCGTCCCTCGATAGAGGATCCGCACCGGATGGTCGACGAGCGGGCGGACCACGTCTCCTCGCTGCTGGACCGCGGCCGCCGCACGCTCGGCCATCTCCTCGACCGCGCGGACTCGGAGCTGACGCACACACACGCGCGCGTGGTGGCGCTCTCCCCCGCCGCGACCCTTGAGCGGGGCTACGCGGTCCTGCAGAAGTCCGACGGCCACGCCGTCCGGTCCCCCGACGAGGTGACCGCGGACGAGCCCCTGCGGGCGCGCGTCGCCGAGGGCGAGTTCACGGTACGAGCCGATGTCCGAGACAGACCCTAGGGTGGGCGCATGACCAGCAAGACGGACGAGGCGCTCGGGTACGAGCAGGCGCGGGACGAGCTCATCGAGGTCGTACGACGCCTGGAGACGGGCGGTACGACACTCGAGGAGTCGCTCGCCCTGTGGGAGCGGGGCGAGGAGCTGGCGAAGGTGTGCCGGCGGTGGCTGGAAGGGGCCCGCGCGCGCCTCGACGCGGCCCTGGCCGAGGAGGAGACGCCGACGGCGGGCACGGCGACGGACACCGACGGCCGGTAGCCCCGCACCACCCCGGCCCGGACTCCGGGTGGTCCGGCCCGGGGCCGGGTCCGAGGAGGCCGGGGTCGGCTCCGAGCAGCCGGGCCGGGCCGGGCCCGAATGTCCGGAAGCCCTCCGGGCCGCCCCGCGTCCCGTGATCCGCGTGCCGTGACCCCGTGACCTGTGAATCGGATCACCATGCTCCACTTTTGGTTGAAGCTTAAACCTAATCGCCGTATCGTCGGACGTGCCAGCTGATCCCACGGGATCCGACGCACGTCCCGAGAAGGTTGTTCTTCATGTCTCTCGTTCTTGACCCCGCCGCCCAGGACCTGCTCTTCCGCGAGGCCCGCACCGCCAACGCCTTCACCGACGAGCCGGTGACCGACGAGCAGGTGCAGGCGATCTACGACCTGGTCAAGTACGGCCCGACCGCCTTCAACCAGTCACCGCTGCGCATCACCCTGGTCCGCTCCGCCGAGGCCCGCGAGCGCCTGGTGCGGCACATGGCCGAGGGCAATCAGCCGAAGACGGCCACCGCCCCCCTCGTCGCGATCCTCTCCGCGGACAACGAGTTCCACGACGAGCTGCCGCATCTCCTCCCGCACTTCCCGCAGGCCAAGGACCTCTTCTTCACCGAGCGCCCGGTGCGTGAGAACGCCGCCGCCCTCAACGCCGCGCTGCAGGCCGCGTACTTCATCGTCGGTGTCCGCGCCGCCGGCCTGTCCGCCGGTCCGATGACGGGCTTCGACTTCGCGGGCGTCCAGAAGGAGTTCCTCGACGACGACCACACCCCGCTGATGGTGGTCAACATCGGCCGGCCCGCCGAGGACGCCTGGTTCCCGCGCTCCCCGCGCCTGGAGGCCGACCAGGTCATCACGACGGTCTGATCCGCGCCGGCCGGGCAGCCCCCGGCCGAGCCCCGGACATGCGAGAAGCCCCCGGCGCGGCCGGGGGCTTCTCGCATGTTCCGTAGCGTGTCCGGCTCAGGCGGGGTGCGACTGCCGGGCCCTCGCGCTCACGACGTCTTCAGGGCCTCAGCCATCTTCGCCAGCCGCGCGA of the Streptomyces aurantiacus genome contains:
- the xseA gene encoding exodeoxyribonuclease VII large subunit, whose product is MALNTSADTPLPVGEVSRLIGSWIDRLGAVWVEGQITQLSRRPGAGVVFLTLRDPSHDISVSVTCYRQVFDAVADVVSEGARVVVHAKPEWYAPRGQLSLRAAEIKPVGVGELLARLERLKKSLAAEGLFAADRKKPLPFLPQLVGLVCGRASAAERDVLENARHRWPAVRFEVRNVAVQGVHAVPQVVQAVKELDALDDVDVIIVARGGGSVEDLLPFSDEQLVRAVASCRTPVVSAIGHEPDNPLLDHVADLRASTPTDAAKKVVPDVGEEYERVRLLRDRARRSVRSFVDREERGLAHALARPSIEDPHRMVDERADHVSSLLDRGRRTLGHLLDRADSELTHTHARVVALSPAATLERGYAVLQKSDGHAVRSPDEVTADEPLRARVAEGEFTVRADVRDRP
- a CDS encoding exodeoxyribonuclease VII small subunit, producing MTSKTDEALGYEQARDELIEVVRRLETGGTTLEESLALWERGEELAKVCRRWLEGARARLDAALAEEETPTAGTATDTDGR
- a CDS encoding malonic semialdehyde reductase, which gives rise to MSLVLDPAAQDLLFREARTANAFTDEPVTDEQVQAIYDLVKYGPTAFNQSPLRITLVRSAEARERLVRHMAEGNQPKTATAPLVAILSADNEFHDELPHLLPHFPQAKDLFFTERPVRENAAALNAALQAAYFIVGVRAAGLSAGPMTGFDFAGVQKEFLDDDHTPLMVVNIGRPAEDAWFPRSPRLEADQVITTV